Within Macaca nemestrina isolate mMacNem1 chromosome 12, mMacNem.hap1, whole genome shotgun sequence, the genomic segment TCTGAGCTTCCATCAGATTGTCAAAGGATTCAAGACTAAGATTAAGAGCATCCCCCAAAGAAAAGAAGCTGTGGGTTGAGAAGTCCTCGGACCGCCTAATTTTCCCCAGCCCTGGGATTTGTGGCGCCACCCCTCAGTGCCTCTTTTCCCGGGGAACCTGCAAACCTGGAGCTGCCGAGAGGCGGATAATTGACCCAAATACGGATGGAGATATTGGGGGAGGGGAGCCAGGGCGACAGGGCAGCGGCCCCAGACTGGGAAGGCGTGTCACAGATTCCTCCCAGCCCCCTACTTTCGTAGAGCGTGGGCAGGAGGAACCTCTGGGTCCCGCAGATCAGAAAAACTCCGAAGGCCAGATTGTGAGTCCGGGGAAGGGAGGCggagggtgggggtggcaggggcGGGGAGGGGTGGGACTTGCTTCGGCCCCGCCCCCTCGGCTCCGGAGCAGGTCGGGCTCCCCCTGGCGGTCCCTGGCCCCGCTCCTCTCCTCGTGCGTCCCCCTCCCGCCGTCCTAGACCCCCGCCTAGCCCAAGTCGGTCTCCGCGGACCCACAGCGGACCCACGGACGGACAGAGGGACGGGAGGACGGCCAGCCGCGAGCGCCCGGGAGGCGGCAGGGGGGCAGGGAGGCGACGGCCGTGGCGTGAGGAGCAGGAGCAGgtgcagcggcggcggcgggcggggcCGGGACCCGGCGCGGAGCGGGGGCCGCGGCACGGGCGGGCGGCAGGGACCGGGAGGCCGCGACTCGGAGTCAGCCCCGCCGGGTCGCGCGCCGTGCCGGGGAGCCAGAATTGAGCCGGGTGGGGTGGTGACTCCGGAGAACGCAGGATCCCAAGGAGACAGAGAGGACGAGAGCTGGAGGGGGATCCGGAGAGCTGCGGAGGCTCTCCGAGAAGGGTGGAGTAGGACATAGGGGGCACACCTGGAGGGGAGACGGGCGGGGGTGGCCAGGACCTGAGCTGGAGCCTGGGAGCCCCGGAGGCCAGGCAGGTGAGGCGGGAGACCCGGAGGTGAGGGTGAGGTCCGGTTAGTGGGAGAGATCCGGAGGTGTTAAGTTCTGAGCTGGGCTGAGAAGGTAGGCTGGGAGGGGAGACGGGCTCTCAGTGGGAGACCCAGGGTGGTCAGCTGGCGGGGTAAGCTGAGGGAGGacccagggccaggtggagaGCCGGCAGGGTTGGGGGCTCCCTAGGCGGCAGGCAGGTGGGCTCAAGGGTgaggctgtttttttgttttgtttgttgtttgttttctgtttttgagacggagtctcgctctgtcacccaggctggagtgcagtgacatgatctgggctcactgcaacctccgcctcctgggttcaagcggttctcctgcctcagcctcctgagtagctgggattacaggtgcgcaccaccacgcctggctaacttttttatttttagtaaagatggtgtttcaccatgttggtcaggctggtctcgaactcctgacgtcgtgatctgcccgcctcagcctcccaaagtactgggattacaggcatgagccaccgcgcccggcctgaggctGATACTAAGAAGTGAagtgggaggcaggtggaggggaGGAAGAGTCTGGTGGGGAGTTATCTCAGAAGTGAGGCCAGCACAGGCTGAGCGCAGCCCAAGGGTGAGAGGGTGCCCACGGAGAGGACGCCGCAGTGAGGCCCTAGGCCACGACCCAGGGGTGCCTCCGATGGGGGAAGCCCCTCCCTGGGGGTCACCAGAGCCATGCTGTCCCGCAAGGGCATCATCCCCGAGGAGTACGTGCTGACACGCCTGGCAGAGGACCCTGCCGAGCCCAGGTACCGCGCCCGCGAGCGTAGGGCCCGCTTTGTGTCCAAGAAAGGCAACTGCAACGTGGCCCACAAGAACATCCGGGAGCAGGGCCGTTTCCTGCAGGACGTGTTCACCACGCTGGTGGACCTCAAGTGGCCACACACGCTACTCATCTTCACCATGTCCTTCCTGTGCAGCTGGCTGCTCTTCGCcatggtgtggtggctcatcgcCTTCGCCCACGGCGACCTGGCCCCCAACGAGGGCACTGCTGAGCCCTGTGTCACCAGCATCCACTCCTTTTCATCTGCCTTCCTTTTCTCCATTGAGGTCCAAGTGACTATTGGCTTTGGCGGGCGCATGGTGACTGAGGAGTGCCCGCTGGCCATCCTGATCCTCATCGTGCAGAACATCGTGGGGCTCATGATCAACGCCATCATGCTTGGCTGCATCTTCATGAAGACTGCCCAGGCCCACCGCAGGGCCGAGACCCTCATCTTTAGCAAGCACGCGGTGATCGCCCTGCGCCACGGCCGCCTCTGCTTCATGCTGCGTGTGGGCGACCTCCGCAAGAGCATGATCATCAGCGCCACCATCCACATGCAGGTGGTGCGCAAGACCACCAGCCCCGAGGGCGAGGTGGTGCCCCTCCACCAGGTGGACATCCCTATGGAGAACGGTGTGGGTGGCAACAGCATCTTCCTGGTGGCCCCGCTGATCATCTACCATGTCATCGATGCCAACAGCCCACTCTATGACCTGGCACCCAGCGACCTGCACCACCACCAGGACCTCGAGATCATTGTCATCCTGGAAGGCGTGGTGGAAACCACGGGCATCACCACCCAGGCCCGCACCTCCTACCTGGCTGATGAGATCCTGTGGGGCCAGCGCTTTGTCCCCATTGTAGCTGAGGAGGACGGACGTTACTCTGTGGACTACTCCAAGTTTGG encodes:
- the LOC105486956 gene encoding ATP-sensitive inward rectifier potassium channel 11: MLSRKGIIPEEYVLTRLAEDPAEPRYRARERRARFVSKKGNCNVAHKNIREQGRFLQDVFTTLVDLKWPHTLLIFTMSFLCSWLLFAMVWWLIAFAHGDLAPNEGTAEPCVTSIHSFSSAFLFSIEVQVTIGFGGRMVTEECPLAILILIVQNIVGLMINAIMLGCIFMKTAQAHRRAETLIFSKHAVIALRHGRLCFMLRVGDLRKSMIISATIHMQVVRKTTSPEGEVVPLHQVDIPMENGVGGNSIFLVAPLIIYHVIDANSPLYDLAPSDLHHHQDLEIIVILEGVVETTGITTQARTSYLADEILWGQRFVPIVAEEDGRYSVDYSKFGNTIKVPTPLCTARQLDEDHSLLEALTLASARGPLRKRSVAMAKAKPKFSISPDSLS